From a region of the Alosa sapidissima isolate fAloSap1 chromosome 9, fAloSap1.pri, whole genome shotgun sequence genome:
- the si:rp71-81e14.2 gene encoding uncharacterized protein si:rp71-81e14.2, translating to MMERVRRYHHILLLVCFCVCFLTGLSADKVEWRRVGEHIEIECSTHLQNQGGMYLYQTYHTTREVFYLTPGMKCSPRLPFGNRIKVTGFFSNLHATVSNLTVNDTGVFWCQYLRFDRSKSYPSESNNNPTLLVVDGVEKECPTDGPVTKLFEEPIQMSTLLVVSAITACSLFLLVLIILLICVKRCCSENGNYKPRPQSGVGLPAHRSDSVYEQMRPQRATSMSQASAQVLLNPAYMRSPNYA from the exons ATGATGGAGCGTGTGCGGCGATACCATCACATCCTGCTGTTGGTCTGTTTCTGCGTCTGTTTTCTCACAG GTTTGAGTGCAGACAAAGTTGAATGGAGACGGGTCGGGGAGCACATTGAAATTGAGTGTTCCACTCATCTGCAAAATCAAGGTGGAATGTACCTTTATCAAACCTATCACACAACCCGGGAGGTGTTCTATCTCACTCCTGGGATGAAGTGCAGTCCCAGGTTACCATTCGGTAACAGGATAAAGGTTACAGGCTTTTTTTCAAACCTGCATGCCACAGTTAGCAACCTGACCGTTAATGACACTGGAGTTTTCTGGTGCCAGTACTTGAGATTTGATCGATCAAAATCATATCCATCTGAAAGCAACAACAACCCAACATTGCTGGTGGTAGATG GGGTGGAGAAGGAGTGTCCCACTGATGGACCAGTGACTAAGCTCTTTGAAGAGCCCATCCAAATGTCCACCTTGCTGGTCGTGTCGGCCATCACTGCCTGCTCCCTGTTTCTGCTCGTCCTCATCATCCTGCTCATCtgt GTGAAGAGGTGCTGTTCAGAGAATGGAAACTACAAGCCTCGTCCACAGTCTGGTGTTGGACTCCCAGCTCATCGCTCTGACTCTGTGTATGAGCAGATGAGACCTCAGAGGGCCACGTCTATGTCTCAAGCCTCTGCCCAGGTGCTGCTCAACCCTGCCTACATGCGCTCCCCAAACTACGCCTAG